A window from Pseudomonas sp. Tri1 encodes these proteins:
- a CDS encoding fatty acid desaturase, translating to MQGTCASPERLNAQQRAAHIRQVVLARGEQLRQRYPILRHQDALGAGILAFALAGMIGSALLYINGHLAGWACLLLNAFFASLTHELEHDLIHSMYFRKQRLPHNLMMGLVWLARPSTINPWIRRHLHLNHHKVSGSEADMEERAITNGEPWGLARLLMVGDNVMSAFIRLLRAKTWAHKRSILKRTLKVYFPLALLHWGAWYVFLGFHGANGVASLLGTSIDWSTTTLATMQVIDIAAVVIIGPNVLRTFCLHFISSNMHYYGDIEPGNVIQQTQVLNPWWLWPLQAFCFNFGSSHGVHHFVVKEPFYIRQLTVPVAHKVMREMGVRFNDFGTFGRANRFVGEKGPVTEEVNTVRV from the coding sequence ATGCAAGGCACTTGCGCAAGCCCCGAACGATTGAATGCACAACAGCGAGCCGCCCATATTCGCCAAGTGGTCCTGGCCCGGGGCGAGCAATTGCGTCAGCGCTACCCGATTTTGCGCCACCAGGATGCACTGGGTGCGGGCATCCTGGCGTTCGCCCTGGCCGGGATGATCGGTTCGGCGCTGCTCTACATCAATGGCCATCTGGCCGGGTGGGCGTGCCTGCTGCTCAACGCTTTTTTCGCCTCACTGACCCACGAGCTGGAGCATGACCTGATCCACAGCATGTACTTTCGCAAGCAGCGCCTGCCTCACAACCTGATGATGGGGCTGGTGTGGCTGGCACGACCCAGCACCATCAACCCATGGATCCGCCGCCACCTGCACCTCAACCATCACAAGGTCTCCGGCAGCGAGGCCGATATGGAGGAGCGCGCCATCACAAACGGCGAGCCTTGGGGGCTGGCGCGGTTGCTGATGGTCGGCGACAACGTGATGTCGGCTTTCATCCGCCTGCTGCGGGCCAAGACCTGGGCGCACAAGCGCAGCATCCTCAAGCGCACGCTGAAAGTGTACTTCCCGCTGGCGCTGCTGCACTGGGGCGCCTGGTATGTGTTCCTCGGTTTTCATGGGGCCAACGGTGTCGCCAGCCTGCTGGGCACGTCGATTGACTGGTCGACGACTACGCTGGCGACGATGCAGGTGATCGACATCGCCGCAGTGGTGATCATCGGCCCGAACGTGCTGCGGACTTTTTGCCTGCACTTCATCAGTTCGAACATGCACTACTACGGCGACATCGAGCCGGGCAACGTCATCCAGCAGACCCAGGTGCTCAACCCGTGGTGGCTGTGGCCGTTGCAGGCGTTCTGCTTCAACTTCGGCAGCAGCCACGGGGTCCATCATTTCGTGGTGAAGGAACCGTTCTACATCCGCCAACTCACGGTGCCGGTGGCCCACAAAGTGATGCGCGAGATGGGCGTGCGGTTCAATGATTTTGGGACGTTTGGGCGGGCCAATCGGTTTGTGGGCGAGAAAGGGCCGGTGACGGAAGAGGTGAATACGGTACGGGTTTGA
- a CDS encoding AraC family transcriptional regulator, with protein sequence MTEPTSLASWTRALRKQLDALGLDSHALCLEAGLDPQWMDDPNARYPLSGTTRLWALAVQASGDPAIGLRVSRFVSPTTFHALGYALVASGSLREVFERIVRYHPVVSDALTLQLSRGEDRYRFSLDVPQGRPAPAFEAIDAFAAIYVRTCRNRLGRDYAPLAVYLRRPEPADPGPWHKVFRSPVYFGAAQDCLEFNLTDFDSHLDDANPELAEHNETVLERTLAQLKPLTWERKVRAAIEAQLPEGEPSAERIAQAMHLSLRSLQRHLADEGCRFDALLNECRENLALLHLRDPHCSLSEVSYLLGFADTSSFSRAFKRWTGMTPGQFRDGLR encoded by the coding sequence ATGACTGAACCGACCTCCCTCGCCAGCTGGACCCGTGCGCTGCGCAAACAGCTCGATGCGTTGGGCCTGGACAGCCATGCCCTGTGCCTGGAGGCCGGCCTCGACCCGCAGTGGATGGACGATCCGAACGCCCGCTACCCGCTCTCGGGAACCACGCGCCTGTGGGCGTTGGCGGTACAGGCCAGCGGCGACCCGGCGATTGGCTTGCGAGTATCGCGCTTCGTCAGCCCCACCACGTTTCACGCACTGGGCTATGCCCTGGTGGCCAGCGGCAGTCTGCGGGAAGTGTTCGAGCGGATCGTGCGCTATCACCCGGTGGTCAGCGATGCGCTGACGCTGCAACTGAGCCGCGGCGAAGACCGCTACCGCTTCAGTCTCGATGTGCCCCAGGGCCGTCCGGCGCCGGCCTTTGAAGCCATCGATGCGTTCGCCGCGATTTACGTGCGCACCTGTCGCAACCGCCTCGGCCGCGATTACGCGCCGCTGGCGGTGTACCTGCGGCGTCCGGAACCGGCGGACCCCGGCCCCTGGCACAAAGTGTTCCGCTCGCCGGTGTATTTCGGCGCGGCCCAGGATTGCCTGGAGTTCAACCTCACGGATTTCGACAGCCACTTGGACGACGCCAATCCGGAGCTGGCCGAACACAACGAAACGGTGCTCGAGCGCACCCTCGCCCAGCTCAAACCGTTGACCTGGGAGCGCAAGGTGCGTGCCGCCATCGAGGCCCAATTGCCCGAAGGCGAACCCAGTGCCGAGCGCATCGCCCAGGCCATGCACCTGAGCCTGCGCAGCCTGCAACGGCACCTGGCCGACGAAGGCTGCCGCTTCGACGCCCTGCTCAACGAGTGCCGGGAAAACCTCGCGCTGCTGCACCTGCGGGATCCACATTGCTCGCTGAGCGAGGTCAGTTATCTGTTGGGGTTTGCCGACACCAGCAGCTTCAGCCGCGCATTCAAGCGCTGGACCGGGATGACGCCGGGGCAGTTTCGGGATGGGTTGCGCTAG